AGCAGTTGTTACAAATCACTGCAGTTTGAAAGTTAGAGATCTTAACCCACTCCTAATAAGTATAAGCCAGTCTCAGGACAGCTGCTTTCTTCTCCTGTTAAAGTTTACAACCAGCAAAAGCACTGTACATTATTACAAAGCAGTTCTTCCTTGCATTCCCTGTTTTTCACGGTACATAATTAGCCTCCTTGCAGAAATTGCCAAAACCATTTGCAGTTCTTCAGCTTTTTCTAAAATCTTGGGTTTTCTTCAGTAACCTCAAACTCAGGCTTTTCAATTACGATTATAGTTTAAATTCTTTTTTATGAATGGCCaaatgggagagagaaaaaaaaataaaagaactcTCCAATTGTTTGTATAATATGCAGTCAGTGACGGAGACCCAGTCAGCTCAGCAAGCTGTTCAGTTCAGTTGCCTCCAGCGAAAAGGAACCAGGACAAGTGTGTTTCATGTCTGTCTCCTTGCCTTCCATTTCATTtccaggaagaagaaaaaaaaaaagttaatctcTATGCCCTTCAGCATTTTAAAGTAGTATCTGGGCAACATATGGAGAGTGAGTGCTTGCTACAGCTGCCAGTAAAGGGAGGTCGCTGGATTCAATCctaaaaggaagaagagaaacaCTAAATCTAACCCAAAATGTAGGTGGGCTGTACATGTGCATTAACTGCTATATTATCCATGCCAAGCTAAGGTATTTGCAGTTGGACTATTCAAGGAGAGAAGTTCTATATTTTATCTATAAAGCTTTAAACTGCAAGTCATTCTCAATGTAAAGTTAAAACACCTGCATTTCTGAAGGCAAGGCAACATCACCACGTATAATTAAAAACGCGAACAATTAGTTTGTTTTTCAACAGACATCAAAATTAATTCCTGATCTGCCTGGTGACTCACTGACAGATCTTCATTGTCATGCAGGAGACGTGGGTTCCATTCCTGCCTGCTCTCTTGGTCACTGAGCTAACCGTGCTGGCAAAGGaatacacgggggggggggggggggattcatcCTACCCACTACACGCACGCAGCCTGAGTAAAGGAGCTTCATGTGGGGAACTCAGCACAAGTTAGGAGCAAAGTGGGGAGTGGAATTCATTCATTCCCCACTCTCAGGCAAGCCATGGCACTGTGCTGCAGCTCCTCCCTTTGCAGATACTACTTCAGCCTGTGGCTACGCACGCACgcacaccccctccacccccccccagcatcctAGCCTTCAACCAATACCCATCTGCATAATGGAGTATTTAGAGCTGGTGATGAACAATGTGATCATACCCAAGTACCACGCCCAGCTCCTTGACATGAACTCGCATCTGGCCCTTGAGGTATTCAGACAGCATCTTGCTTTTGAAATACAGCTCTTGCAGCCGATCTTCCAGGTGCATAACACACTAGGAGCACATGAAAACAATCACATCAGAAACAAAACACCTTGCAGCCTCCTATACCAGCCAAATTCCAAAGAACACCACCACAGTCCCCATAATTCTACTTTCTTTAGTGGGCCACGTCAAGGTACGTAATTATTTGAAAGCACCTGGCAATAGCAGGGGAAGACACACAGCAAGAATGACACAAACTTTTGTTTAGATTTGTGTTCTGAAAAGTATTGTTTACGTAAAGCATGGATCTTATGGTCCTACTCTAGCAAGACTCTCACctatttcagtggaaattttggtTGCAAATCAAATCAGGACCAAAGACAGCTATCTTCGTTACAAAACAAAGTTCAACTGAATATCCCAAATGGGCAAAACTGGAAGTTAGAAAATGCACAATATGACCAATTGTGGCTATGTGGAAGTATGAGAAATATCAACTTATAGCATCTTCGTTAACACACTAATTTAAATTATATTCTCAAAATATATTCAGCCCTTTAGATCTCACCCATACTTACAAAATTTGGAGATAAATTATGCTTGTAAAGCTGAAGAGTGGAATGAAGCAGATTGGAGATAAGGCTAGAGACTAACACCTCTTTTCCTAGTTTATTATCAATCATTCGCCTTTGGCTACTGGCCACTTGCACTGTCCATTTATCCGTGTCTGCGATAATGCAAACAGCCTCTGCAATTGGTTCATCCAAAACAGgatgcttaaaaaacaaacaaacaaaaaaaaccaaagacAATAGTGTAAGTCTGAGAGTAACAAAAGACAACTCAATTTTTCCAAAAATAATTTCCTCCTGAATAGTGATGGCATTTTTACATACACTGCAATCCCTTAAAAATGGATCTTTATAACAGAAAAGCTACCacagttttaaaaaggaaaaaaatactacattttccaaagtagttttctttttattatcCTCTATTGTATTGAATATCTTCTTCCAAGCATGAATATGTGTTTCAGTGCCTACAAAGTTTCCCCTTGGACATTCAATAAATATTGATGTGTCCTGTTTGAATGGAGCTGAAGTTAAATGGACATAggttaaaattatatttaaaaaaaaccccaaccccctgactaGCTTTAACTGTTAAACTTTAGGTTATTAAAGCTGAAAGCATCCAAAATCTAATTTCCTTGTCACCATGTGTgctgttatttattttttgtatttcactCAGTTTGGACACTTTAAATAGTTTCACTCCTGTTACTAGTCAAGTTTTCCTTACTGTCAGCAACAGCTCTGGGGATAAGGTTTGTTAACTGCTGCTGCagaaccagcagagggagcaaaCAACAAAGTCCACACTCACTCATCTAGTGCCTTCAAATAGCGCCTTGACAAAATATTTCTCTGCAATGGATTTTtcttaaaagaaatatttagaaCTCTGTTGGTCCTTTTCCCATTATATTTTTGGCTTAACTGCTTGAGAAAGCATCCCTTTACCCAGAGCACCACCAATGTGGTGCTATGGTACAGTATGATTTTATTTGAAAGCCAGTGAGTAAAATCTTTTCTAATATTTTATGTTCCTGGCATTGCTTGATGTTATCAGTTCAGTTAAAAAGTTTgttaggggagaaaaaaaaatctatctttattTTGTGGTATATAAGAATGAAGCATTCGTTTCACTCCAGTAGTCACTCTGAGATACTGAACTGGTTTCTCAAAGTTCAGCTGGGCTTTATTTATAAATGGGTGAAATCCACCCAGGTGTGCAGGGCAACTCAGTGGCTAACATGCATCTGatagttttcttccccttccctgcaCATAGCCCTATGGGAAATGGCCACAGATACAGGTAGCCAAACCTGCTGCGCATAAAACGGTGCTATTACTGGGGCTTTGTGGCAGAAGGGATCGTGCCAGAGGGCCTGTTTACTGCTCACAGAAAAAGTGTTCTTTTATCTTTGCTAGggactgatcctgctcccactgaagcaagCTATTGGCTTATAGGGAAGAAAGATCATGCCCTTCAATGGCAAATGGCAACCCTTGTCTGTAATGTCTTTTCCTTTAATTTCCACAGAGCCAGAGGGGGTAGGGAATGATGCACTTCCACCCATCCACTCCTCCCTCCAACCTGCCCATTCTCCAGCCTCTCCCCCAGTACAGATACTGGATTATGCGGATAGGACTCTGTTAGGGAAGAAACAGTGCCTTAGAGTCCCCATTCTATAGGAAAGAATAGGAAGAGAAAGGGAGATCAGAGTGcagagagccctgctccccatgcGGCTCGGGGTCGGGGTAGGTTGTTTGTCTCTCTTTTCCCCACAAAGCCAGCACCGTTGGGTCATTACCTTCTATGAAAAAGAAATAACAGTACTAGGAGATCCCAGTATTTCTGAGGACAATGTTAATTTCACCACTGTAAGTTCTGCTTTGCAGACACTCAGGACATCAGCAGTTTGTTGGGGAGACATAAATGGGGAAGGCTGTGTGGCAGTTCGGACTCCACATCTCATAACGCTATCTATCAACGGGGTTGCTGCGCCTAAAAGAAGAGAGACTTCATGATTTCTCTAAGGTTTAACATGGATGTCTCTTTTCTCCTAGGGCATGATCCTTCTTCACTGGCTTCAACAGGACCTTACAGTGCAAACATGGAGATAACTATAACCATGTTACTCAGGAGTAACAACTGATAGACGAGAGCATTGAGAAACTAGTGAAATGGGTGTGTGGAAACTAGAATGGAGCTGTGAGAATAAATATTTCCAGTTCCAGCAGGTTTGCCAGTTCAGAAATATTTGCCtctctttattgtgaaatatACATTTCATTGGATATAGTTTAATTACCTGCACCGCATGCGACAAATCCGACACCAAACAGTGTCTCAGTTTTTCATCATTTCCTACTCCTTGCAAAACAAAGTCAGGTACGTAAGATGAACAGTAGCCACCTAGCAAGGACCTTCCAAAATTGGCAATACTGGGCTGGATAGAGTTCACTTCAACTAATTTTGACCTGCAAGAAAGGTATATCATGGACATGTACTATAACTAGCACTGATTTCGACTCATTTCAGCTTGAGCAAGTGTGACATTTCAGTTCCAATCATCTCGCCTCTAAACGTGATCAGCTGTccaaccacattttaaaaaggaacttcAGTTCAAAGACAGCTTAAAGTATTCAGCCCTGTGCATAAAATAGTGTAGAGGAATAAGATACAAGCCAGGGTTGCCATGCATAATTAATACTGTTAACATCCAGATCACCATGCTCTTTAAATTCATTTTACAACCACCGAGCCCAAGAGAATCTTTCCAACCATGGATGCAAAAACAGGCGGCAGGACCTCAAGGCATGTGTGTGGAGGAACGAGGAGAGAGATTATATTTGCCATGGTGTCGGTTACAGTTGAAAATACTTACCCAGGAAAAGGGATCTCATCTTCTTCTGTCCAATCTTCATGCTCTCCTACGTAGTAATTACTGTTTTGTCTGGTTAGATCATGACCTGTATCTTCACTTTCACTGTCACCGAGAGCACTATCTGAGCTCTCGTTTCTTGGAATGTCCCAATCAGATCCGGGGGCAACTTTTTTCTCTGAATTCTCTTTATCCCCATGGGGGACACAAATAGAGATTGTCTCTCTTTGGTCCTGCTCAGCAAAGCATTTTTTGCATGTCTCCTGGCAATCAGATTCCATAAACTTACAAAATTCACTGGGTAGTTTGCTGTTCGTTGTACCTAATTTTTTAGAAAGTTCTAAACTGCTGCCGTGATCTAGAACCTCTATAGTTGCTTGCATTGGAATATCATCAATAGTCCTGGTTTCAATTGAACCGTCATCCGTAAAATACTCATCAAACAGACTCATGCTCTCTGCATTGTAAGGATTCGGATTCCAATTCTGATGCGCGCTGGCAACTTGAGGGAACGGTTCAGCTGTCCCACAGTCTCTATTTTGGTCCTCAACAGTTTGTTTTGCTTCACAGTTCTGAGCAGCACTCACTCCTTCCTCCATTGCTGCTTGGTTGTGATGCCTAGCAATTTGTTCCACAACTGCTTGACTTCGGAGTTCAATATCTGAATCAGGAGACATGGAATCTCCAATCAGGAAAGTCACCTTTGTCTGAGCCTCAGCGGTACTACAAGGAAACGCATCAGACAAGAGCTTATCCGGAGGCTTCTTTTCCACTGCTATACCTGTTGATCTTGTTACTCTGATGGCCTGGTTACCAGATTCCAGTGACTCCTCAGTCCTCCACGTTCCTGCTGTTGGCTCTAATCCCGACTCTGCCATTGCACATTTGTCCACTGAAGCTGACCCTGTGCAGATTACTGTTTCCAATTTTGTGTCCAGACAAGATGTCAATTTATCCTTGCACTGCGTAATGTCAGCAGCGTTTTCTTGGCAGTCAGCAACAGAAATTGTCCTGCTCTCATCTGAAGAAGTCTCCAGATCCACCTTAGAGGCATTTTGGACGTATTCTCTCTCTTGATGTGAAACACCCTCTGTATTTTGCCCAAGAAGTGGACACTTGCAATATTTACAGCTACAGTTAGGAGTTCTCATTTCTTCAGACTCGCTAGATAGCAAATTGCTTCTGTTCCTGTGGATTGTTATGAGCACATATTCAGATTCCTCTACCTCTCCTTTCTCCAGTGTGGTAGTAATAACTGTTCCAGGCATTACTATGGCTTCATCTTCCCCATTTTCTAGAAGATGCGTCTCTTGTAGTTCAGAGCATCTTATGAAGTAAGTGAGGAAATAAAGCAATCTCTGGACTAGATCTTGTCTTTTACCAACCACCACTGTTTTTGCTAATCTCACAGGTGATCCAATAGCCCCATACAAGTCTCCTACAACAGAAAAAGCAAGCATCAATATTTTGCAGCTTTAAAATAATCATGCTGTTATTATACAGATACTAGTTTTCTAAGGCCAGGTCAACAGTAGATGAGATTTGTGGGTAAAGCTAGACCAGTAAACCTCCCTAGTGCAGATACAGCTTATACTgacaaaaaagtgcttttgctggtacaaTTGTGTCTACACTattgcttttgctggtatagaaatgttgccaaacaaaacaaagcatacACTCCTAACCAATATTTTTACActagcaaaagtttctagtgtcaATGTTGTCTCAATCAGCTTGGGCAGCTCTGTATTTAGGCTTGacaggtgtgacagggtcaggccagatggctacaggagagtgacagaaggcagatatattagccccaggttaagtaggtcccttttccctgggtaaggtaacagggaaggttccagaacaatcaggaactttctggaaacaaggcagacaggctgattggaacacctgcagccaatcacgAAGCCGCtaaaatcaattaagacaggcaggctaatcagggcacctaggtttaaaaagaagctcacttcagtttgtggtgtgtgtgcgaggagctgggagcaagaagtgcaagaagctgagagtgagaaggcgtactactggaagactgagaagtacacacattatcagacatcaggaggaaggtcctgtgttgggaagaggccatggggaagtagcccagggagttgtagctgtcattcagctgttacaggagccactgtagacagctgcaatccacagggccctgggctggaacccgagtagagggctggcctgggttccccccatccctccatcccccccccagctccctactTGACACCGGAGGAGTTGAcgtggactgtgggttccaccagaggggaaggtctctgaccTGTTCCCCGATCccctaggtggatcagcagagactgtggggattgttcttcttcctttccccatgctggccagtgatgaggctaactgagtgaatggcagatttgacctgaaagtggccaaactgaaggctgccgggaacctctgaggcgagcaaatccaccgacaagcacaggacccaccaaggcagaggaggaactttgtcacacaggaTTGACTTTAAATTGTTAGTCATCATTAGACAATTTCACAAGACAGACATTgaccaaaaaaaccaccaccaacagt
Above is a genomic segment from Natator depressus isolate rNatDep1 chromosome 8, rNatDep2.hap1, whole genome shotgun sequence containing:
- the FNIP1 gene encoding LOW QUALITY PROTEIN: folliculin-interacting protein 1 (The sequence of the model RefSeq protein was modified relative to this genomic sequence to represent the inferred CDS: inserted 1 base in 1 codon) yields the protein MTVTPNGVGFAELAACQRSLLLQPQRLRWLXRREKEAEGGEPRTPKMPPTLFQKLFNKKHGLISPARDSREECVFSWPLPEFDPSQIRLIVYQDCERRGRNVLFDSSSKRKTEEVSVSKLCSDAQVRVFGKCCQLKPGGDSSSSLDSSINSSSSSSDTKEQCPKYQGSRCSSDANMLGEMMFGSVAMSYKGSTLKIHQIRSPPQLMLSKVFTARTGSSIYGSLNTLQDSLEFINQDSNTLKPDHSTIMNGLLGNIGLSQLCSPRRAFSEQGPLRLIRSASFFAVHSNPMDMPGREQNEDRDSGIARSASLSSLLITPFPSPGSSLTRSCASSYQRRWRRSQTTSLENGVFPRWSVEESFNLSDDSSGPSPGIVRKKKIAIGVIFSLSKDEDENNKFHDFFFSHFPLFESHMNKLKSAIEQAMKMSRRSADASQRSLAYNRIVDALNEFRTTICNLYTMPRIGEPVWLTMMSGIPEKNQLCHRFMKEFTFLMENASKNQFLPALLTAILTNHLAWVPTVMPNGQPPIKIFLEKHSSQSVDMLAKTHPYNPLWAQLGDLYGAIGSPVRLAKTVVVGKRQDLVQRLLYFLTYFIRCSELQETHLLENGEDEAIVMPGTVITTTLEKGEVEESEYVLITIHRNRSNLLSSESEEMRTPNCSCKYCKCPLLGQNTEGVSHQEREYVQNASKVDLETSSDESRTISVADCQENAADITQCKDKLTSCLDTKLETVICTGSASVDKCAMAESGLEPTAGTWRTEESLESGNQAIRVTRSTGIAVEKKPPDKLLSDAFPCSTAEAQTKVTFLIGDSMSPDSDIELRSQAVVEQIARHHNQAAMEEGVSAAQNCEAKQTVEDQNRDCGTAEPFPQVASAHQNWNPNPYNAESMSLFDEYFTDDGSIETRTIDDIPMQATIEVLDHGSSLELSKKLGTTNSKLPSEFCKFMESDCQETCKKCFAEQDQRETISICVPHGDKENSEKKVAPGSDWDIPRNESSDSALGDSESEDTGHDLTRQNSNYYVGEHEDWTEEDEIPFPGSKLVEVNSIQPSIANFGRSLLGGYCSSYVPDFVLQGVGNDEKLRHCLVSDLSHAVQHPVLDEPIAEAVCIIADTDKWTVQVASSQRRMIDNKLGKEVLVSSLISNLLHSTLQLYKHNLSPNFCVMHLEDRLQELYFKSKMLSEYLKGQMRVHVKELGVVLGIESSDLPLLAAVASTHSPYVAQILL